In Musa acuminata AAA Group cultivar baxijiao chromosome BXJ3-9, Cavendish_Baxijiao_AAA, whole genome shotgun sequence, a single genomic region encodes these proteins:
- the LOC135649140 gene encoding protein MIZU-KUSSEI 1-like, translated as MRTMMDLGSQSGLHIIDTSIAVDCTRDVRLRRTLRSLVQHMVPCCVFPPSDASHDFVDTRSTHGTGSSTTTIVTGTFFCYRRGRVSFCLHDEPSRNSPILLLDFTIPTAYLAKEMQLGVLRIALECDRSRPRSSMPMALFSVPSWSMYCNGRKVGYAVRRQMSEDEAAIFKLMQSVSVGAGVVPRETKSGSGDLLYLRASFERVIGSVDSESFHMINPIGSTGQQLSIFLLRT; from the coding sequence ATGAGGACGATGATGGACTTGGGGAGCCAAAGTGGTCTCCACatcatcgatacgtcgatcgccgTCGACTGCACGAGGGACGTGCGCCTCCGTCGCACCCTCCGCAGCCTCGTCCAGCACATGGTCCCCTGCTGCGTCTTCCCACCCTCCGACGCCTCTCACGACTTCGTCGACACCCGCTCCACCCACGGTACCGGCTCTTCCACGACCACCATCGTCACCGGTACCTTCTTCTGCTACCGCCGCGGTCGCGTCAGCTTCTGCCTGCACGACGAACCCTCCCGGAACTCGCCCATCCTCCTGCTCGATTTCACCATCCCCACCGCCTACCTCGCCAAGGAGATGCAGCTTGGCGTGCTCCGCATAGCGCTCGAATGCGACCGCTCTCGCCCTCGTTCATCGATGCCCATGGCGCTCTTCAGTGTCCCGTCGTGGTCTATGTACTGCAACGGCCGCAAAGTGGGGTACGCCGTCCGCCGGCAGATGAGCGAGGACGAGGCGGCCATCTTCAAGCTAATGCAATCCGTATCGGTCGGCGCCGGAGTCGTTCCCAGAGAAACAAAGTCTGGCAGTGGCGATCTCCTGTACCTTCGGGCGAGCTTCGAGCGGGTCATCGGGTCGGTGGATTCGGAGTCATTTCATATGATCAATCCGATTGGAAGCACCGGGCAACAGCTGAGTATATTTCTACTGCGAACTTAG
- the LOC135649040 gene encoding protein VACUOLELESS GAMETOPHYTES-like: MSNLTAKTPRKLGTTSTAMDLPATPNPNLQGDQLLHFSHPQHPLLQISLPYLFTCMGCKEYGAGRRFRCQTCGFDLHDFCALAPPALHNHPFHHKHQLVFFTKPGGFLRWKCDVCGKAAKGFGFRCTTCSFGMHPCCAAMRVVMNFPTHQHPLVLSPSAAVATGDASTVCNVCQRKRSGQVYRCAAACGYCLHAACAKDMVNGLYVHGLRSPDKPNNMLGTAAKLTTQALVGIIGGLIEGIGEGIGEFLMDNIGRGSCRSIKHN; the protein is encoded by the exons ATGAGCAATCTTACTGCCAAGACACCAAGAAAACTTGGGACGACGTCGACTGCCATGGATCTTCCAGCCACCCCAAACCCGAACCTACAGGGAGACCAACTCCTCCATTTTAGCCACCCGCAACACCCATTACTTCAAATCAGCTTACCCTACCTCTTCACATGTATGGGCTGCAAGGAATATGGTGCCGGTAGGAGGTTCAGATGCCAAACATGTGGATTCGATCTGCATGACTTCTGTGCACTCGCTCCTCCTGCTCTACACAACCATCCCTTTCATCACAAGCATCAGCTCGTATTCTTCACCAAACCAG GCGGTTTTCTACGTTGGAAATGCGACGTCTGTGGCAAAGCAGCCAAAGGATTTGGTTTTCGTTGCACCACATGCAGCTTCGGGATGCACCCTTGCTGCGCGGCGATGCGTGTGGTGATGAACTTTCCGACACATCAACATCCCTTAGTTCTTTCACCGTCTGCAGCAGTTGCGACCGGAGATGCCAGCACAGTCTGCAATGTGTGCCAGAGGAAGAGATCTGGGCAGGTTTACCGATGTGCAGCAGCGTGCGGCTACTGTCTCCATGCGGCCTGTGCAAAAGACATGGTTAACGGCCTTTATGTTCATGGTTTACGGTCGCCGGACAAACCTAACAACATGCTCGGCACCGCGGCGAAGCTCACGACTCAGGCGTTGGTTGGGATAATTGGTGGATTGATCGAGGGGATAGGAGAAGGAATTGGGGAGTTCCTCATGGACAACATTGGACGTGGTAGCTGCAGAAGTATTAAGCACaactag